A stretch of the Vigna radiata var. radiata cultivar VC1973A chromosome 7, Vradiata_ver6, whole genome shotgun sequence genome encodes the following:
- the LOC106768114 gene encoding uncharacterized protein LOC106768114, with amino-acid sequence MGNCVCGQTAHQPTAKLVVHDGRMEEFSYPVKVSYLLQLYPTCFICDSDEMAFDHVVTAVHHDHELKLGQLYFALPLNLLKRHLPPQEMAALAVTASSALARSAGDKCTSRRQQNLLFPCQENAKPGGKVAPDSRVAADAADNPAARKGMNQNVVLRGRGKFTATLSSIPEQG; translated from the coding sequence ATGGGAAATTGCGTTTGCGGCCAAACCGCCCACCAGCCCACGGCCAAGCTCGTCGTTCACGACGGCCGGATGGAGGAGTTCTCATACCCGGTCAAGGTCTCCTATCTCTTGCAACTCTATCCCACGTGTTTCATATGCGACTCCGACGAGATGGCCTTCGACCACGTTGTAACAGCAGTTCACCACGACCACGAGTTAAAGCTTGGCCAGCTCTATTTCGCGCTCCCGCTTAACCTCCTCAAGCGCCACCTCCCGCCGCAGGAGATGGCCGCGCTAGCCGTCACTGCCAGCTCCGCACTCGCCAGGTCCGCCGGCGACAAATGTACCTCTCGCCGCCAACAGAATCTGCTTTTCCCCTGCCAGGAGAATGCCAAGCCTGGCGGGAAAGTGGCGCCGGACAGTCGTGTCGCCGCCGATGCGGCTGATAACCCTGCGGCGAGGAAAGGAATGAATCAAAATGTCGTTCTCAGGGGGAGGGGTAAGTTCACCGCGACGTTGAGTTCCATACCGGAGCAGGGGTAG
- the LOC106768116 gene encoding CASP-like protein ARALYDRAFT_485429 isoform X1 produces MLRACFGLNYHGRMEELPGAFGSSASLALRLGQTVFSTASLLFMCLDVDFYGYTAFCYLVTVMGLVIPWSITLLVVDAYSVFIKCLPLQRRLVMIVFLGDLILSYLSLAAACSTASVTDLLLDADRSYCPAKLCGRYQLSAAMAFLSWFLSSASCLFNFWLFPSL; encoded by the exons ATGTTACGGGCATGTTTTGGGTTGAATTACCATGGTAGAATGGAGGAGCTGCCAGGGGCGTTTGGAAGCAGCGCCAGTTTGGCTCTCCGATTGGGTCAGACAGTTTTTTCAACAGCTTCCCTTCTCTTCATGTGTTTGGATGTTGATTTCTACGGTTACACTGCTTTCTg CTATTTGGTAACAGTCATGGGTTTGGTAATTCCCTGGAGCATAACACTGTTGGTTGTGGATGCATACTCTGTGTTTATAAAATGTTTACCCCTCCAACGAAGACTCGTAATGATAGTCTTTTTGGGAGACTTG ATTTTGTCATATCTGTCATTAGCTGCAGCATGTTCAACAGCCAGTGTCACAGATCTGCTGCTCGATGCCGATCGATCCTATTGCCCAGCAAAGCTATGCGGTAGATATCAACTATCTGCTGCTATGGCCTTCTTGTCTTGGTTTCTTTCATCAGCCTCTTGTTTGTTTAACTTCTGGCTTTTCCCTTCTTTGTAA
- the LOC106768116 gene encoding CASP-like protein ARALYDRAFT_485429 isoform X2, whose translation MLRACFGLNYHGRMEELPGAFGSSASLALRLGQTVFSTASLLFMCLDVDFYGYTAFCYLVTVMGLVIPWSITLLVVDAYSVFIKCLPLQRRLVMIVFLGDLFLYTPDFVISVISCSMFNSQCHRSAARCRSILLPSKAMR comes from the exons ATGTTACGGGCATGTTTTGGGTTGAATTACCATGGTAGAATGGAGGAGCTGCCAGGGGCGTTTGGAAGCAGCGCCAGTTTGGCTCTCCGATTGGGTCAGACAGTTTTTTCAACAGCTTCCCTTCTCTTCATGTGTTTGGATGTTGATTTCTACGGTTACACTGCTTTCTg CTATTTGGTAACAGTCATGGGTTTGGTAATTCCCTGGAGCATAACACTGTTGGTTGTGGATGCATACTCTGTGTTTATAAAATGTTTACCCCTCCAACGAAGACTCGTAATGATAGTCTTTTTGGGAGACTTG TTTTTGTACACCCCAGATTTTGTCATATCTGTCATTAGCTGCAGCATGTTCAACAGCCAGTGTCACAGATCTGCTGCTCGATGCCGATCGATCCTATTGCCCAGCAAAGCTATGCGGTAG